Proteins encoded within one genomic window of Actinomycetota bacterium:
- a CDS encoding SRPBCC domain-containing protein, translated as MVDENERIVMRWPAYEGGTQTTVEWTFTPRSHDTTFVTVTNTGFSGDQESTAKQAIAATEGFTLVLAGM; from the coding sequence ATGGTCGACGAGAACGAGCGTATCGTGATGCGGTGGCCCGCCTACGAGGGCGGTACGCAGACCACGGTCGAATGGACCTTCACACCTCGCTCCCACGACACCACCTTCGTCACCGTCACCAACACCGGCTTCAGCGGCGACCAAGAGTCGACCGCAAAGCAGGCCATCGCCGCGACCGAAGGCTTCACGCTCGTGCTCGCTGGAATGTAG